The window CCGACGGTCGGCGCGCTCGGGCGTGATGGTTTTCGCACTCGTTCCGAGCGTTAGTTCGACTCGCTCGACTCGGCCAGCTCCTGCATCGCGGCGCGACGGCTGAGCTTGACGCGATCCTGCTCGTCGATCGAGATGACCTTGACGGTGATCTCATCGCCGACCTGGCAGATGTCGGCCACGCTGTTGACGTAGCCATCGGCCAGCTCGCTGATGTGGCAGAGGCCGTCCTTGCCGGGCAGGATCTCGATGAAGGCGCCGAAGTCCTTGATGCTGCTGACGCGACCTTCGTAGATCTTGCCGACCTGGACGGTTTCGGTCAGGGCCTCGACACGACGCATGGCGGCCTTGGCCGAATCAGCGTCGAAGCTGGCGATGGTGACGGTGCCGTCGTCCTCGACCTCGATCGTGGCGCCGGTCGTCTCCTGAATGCCGCGGATGGTCTTGCCACCCGGACCGATCAGCGCGCCGATCTTGTCGGGGTCGATGTGGGTACGCAGCAGTCGCGGAGCGTACGGCGAGATGTCGCCACGCGGACGCGAGATGGTGGAGATCATCTTGCGAAGGATCTCGATCCGCGCCTCGCGCGACTGGGCGAGCGTGGCACGGATGATCTCTTCGCTGATGCCGGCGATCTTCAGGTCGAGCTGGATGCCCGTGATGCCGTGCTGGGTGCCGGCGATCTTGAAGTCCATGTCGCCGAAGTGGTCTTCGTCGCCGATGATGTCGGTCAGCAAGACGAAGCTGTCCTGCTCCTTGACGAGGCCGACGGAGATACCGGCCACGGGGTTCGCGATCGGCACGCCGGCGGCCATGAGGCCGAGAGTGGCGCCGCAGACCGAGGCCATCGAGCTCGAGCCGTTCGACTCGAAGATGTCGGAGATGACGCGGACGGTGTAGGGGAACTCATCGGGGCTGGGGAGGACCGGCTTCACGCTGCGCTCGGCGAGCGCGCCGTGACCGATCTCGCGGCGGCCGGGACCGCGAATCGGACGCACTTCGCCCACGGAGAACGAGGGGAAGTAGTAGTCGAGCATGAACTTCTTGGTGTACTCGTCGATCAGCCCGTCGACACGTTGCTCGTCGCGCGGGGTGCCGAGCGTGATCGTGATGACGGCCTGCGTCTCGCCGCGCTGGAAGACGGCCGAGCCGTGGACGCGGGGGAGCACGTCGACCTGGCACTCGATGTTGCGGAGCGACTTGTGATCGCGGCCGTCGGCACGTGTGCCGGCCAGAATCAAGTCGCGGACGACCACTTCTTCGAGATGGTGCCAGGCCGAACCGAAGGCCAGGGACGTAATGGCGTCTTCCGCCTTGGGGTCGGGAATGAACTCGGCGATCGCGCGCTCTTTGAGGGCGGCGACGGCGGCGGCACGGTCTTGCTTGCCCGGGGTCTGCTTGGCCGCACGGAAGTCGCTGAAGAAGCGTGCGTGGAGTTTTTCAGCGAGACCGTCGGAGGGGGGAATCTCGTACTGCTTCTTGACGACGCCGACCTTGCGGAAGAGCTCTTCCTGCAGTTCGCACAGCTCGCGGATGACGGTGTGGCAGTGCATGATGGCCTCGGCCATCTCGGCCTCGGGCATTTCGCGGGCGAAGCCTTCGATCATGAGGATCGAATCGCGGCTGCCGGAGACGATGAGGTCGAGATCGCTCTCTTCGAGATCATCGGCCGTGGGGAAGACGACGAACTCGCCATTCACGCGTCCCAGGCGGACCGAGCCGAGGGGGCCCTGGAAGGGCAATTCCGAAACGCCCAAGGCTGCCGAGGCGCCGTTCATGGCCAAGACGTCGCCGTCGTTCTGGCGATCGCTGGCCATGACGAAGGCCTGCACCTGCACGTCGTCCTTGAACCAGTCGGGAAAGAGGGGGCGGATCGGGCGATCGATCAGGCGCGCGGTGAGGGTTTCCTTCATGGTGGGGCGGCCTTCGCGCTTCAGGAAGCCGCCGGGAAACTTGCCCGCCGCCGCGTGGCGTTCGCGGTAGTCGCAGGTGAGGGGGAAGAAGTCGAGACCCGGCCGCGGGGGGCCGGTCGCCATCGCCACGAGGACGGCGGTCTCGCCGTATTGAATCAGCACGCTGCCGGCAGCCTGCTTGGCCAGCTCGCCCGTTTCGATGGAAAGGACGCTCGCGCCGATCTGCTTTTCAACTCTTACTTTCAACGCATTTCTCCCATGTGTCACGTTCCGCGAGACATGCTTCGCCAGAGAAGTGGGGATGCTCCTCCGCAGACCTTGGCCGGAAATACGAGCCGGATCCGCATGGATCGCCGCCCATCGCGAGCGCGACAGACCACGTCACGGAGCCCGGCCAGAACGCGGCAAGGCGGATGAAGACTTCCGGTGAAACGGAGAGGAGGCGTGACGGCCGCTTTACTTGCGGATGTCGAGTCGTCGAATGATGTCGAGATACCGCTGCGGGCTGACCTTGCGCAGGTAGTCCAATTGGCGACGACGGCGGCTGACCATCATCAGCAGTCCGCGCCGGCTGGCGTGGTCTTTCTTGTGCGTCCGCAGATGCTCGGTCAGCTCGTCGATCCTGCTGGTGAGGATCGCGATTTGTACTTCGGGCGAGCCCGTATCGGACTCGTCACGCTTGAAGTTGCCGATCAATTCCTGCTTGCGCGCTTTGGTAATCGTCATCTCAGTCCGCAATTCCTCAAACTTGGCCCATCTCCCGAAGTTGGGGGAGCCACCGAACCCCGTTCGACCGGTCGCGTGCGACCTTCTTTCTCTCGGAACTCTTACAACATCTAACTCTGTCAACAACTTAAGAGGGTAAGTGTACCAAGGCCCCCGGCTTTTGCAACTACACACCCCACGCTTTCCGCGCCGCCCCCTTTCGCCCGCAGTCGAATCGTCATTTGGACCGCGAAACCTGGGCAAACTGGGCGCCCGAAAGTCTAATCAATAGCTCCCGCCTAAGGAGAGGCCCCCTCGGCCGTTTCTTTCTGTGGAAGGCGGCTCCGCAAGAAACCGCGGCCTGAACAGCGTGTAGGGAAGCCGGGATGAACCAGCAGGCCCCAGCCGAATGGCTCGCGGACGTGCTCGCCGAGCACGAAGCGCCCCTGGTGCGTTACGCCACCCGGCTGACGGGCAATGCCGACCGCGCCCGGGACCTGGTGCAGGAGGCCTTCGCCCGGCTGTGTGCCGAGGACCCTTCGCGGCTCAACGGGCACGTGCGGGCGTGGCTCTACCGGACCGTCCGGCACCGGGTGATCGACGAGCATCGGAAGGAACATCGCATGCAATCGCTCGAGCAAGCCGAAGGGGTCTGCTGCACGAGCCGCGAGGCGTCGCCCGAGGGGGTGCTCGAGCTGCGTGAATCGGCCGAGCGTGTGACCGAGTTGCTGGCCGCCCTGCCGGCCCGGGAGCAGGAGATCGTGCGACTGAAGTTTCAAGAAGACCTCAGCTATCGCGAGATCGGCGAGGTGCTGGGGTTGAGCGTGTCGAACGTGGGTTTTTTGTTGCATACGGCGATCAAGAAATTGCGCGTGCGGATGCTGGCCACGGAGTGAGCGGCTCACGCGAAGAGGGCTTTTAACGCAAAGACGCGAAGGCGCAAAGACGCAAAGGGAAGGCGTAGGGGGGATGAGAGGATGCACGAAGGTGTGGCACTGCGGGCTTGTCCGGCAGTGTGTGAGGATCTTCCGTGAACGTGTTGTAGGGCGGGTACTTGAGTACCTGACAATTGTTCGAGTTCGCCACATCGAGAAGTGTCAGGTACAGAGTACCTGACCTACAAGGAACAAAACCATGACACTCCATGCCGACGACCCGCGGTTGACCGCGTATGTGTTGGGGGAGTTGAAGGATGACGAGCGTGCCGAGTTCGAGCGCGCGCTGGCCGAATCGCCCGAGGCAGCGCGTGAGCTGGAAGAGATCCGCGAGACGATCGCGCTCGTGCGGCGCGAGTTGACGACGGAGCCGCTGCCCTCGCACGATGTACTTGCCGGCGGCCTGTTGGAACCTGCCGCCGATTCGCATGCGGACCCGGAGGTACCGTCGACGGTGTCGCCGGCGGGGAATACGCACCTCAAGTGGCGATTGGCGTCGTACGCCGCTGCCGCGGCGCTGCTTGTGGCGGTGGGATACGCCACGCTCCCACAAGGTGATTCAGCAACGTCGCAGGGGGTTGCATTCCTGCCATCGCCTCCTTCTTCCGAGTCGAATCAGTGGGGCTATGCAGGGGGCGTCGCCATTAAGGCGAATTCGCAGGATGCCCCTCCGACACCATCTGGCGACGTTCAGCTTACGCCCCAGGCAACTTCCTTGGGTCTCACCCTACAAACAGCACAAGATCAAACACAACCGCCTCGTGCCGGCACACCGTACGACTCTCCTGCCAACACAAACTCTCCTCCGGCAGACGGGCGGGGCTACTTCATGTACGTCGAGGGGACGACGGCAGGGCCGAGTTCTCAGTTGCCGGCCCTCGCCGGTGCAGCGCGCGGGCGAGAGGTGGGACTAACCACGCTGGATGGATCCGCCCACTACGAGGTTACGCCGGGACAAGCCTCGAACGGGCACCTTGCCTACACGATCGCCAAGCCGGTCTACGAGACGAAACCGGCCGATCGATTCAAGGGGCCGGTCACAACTTACGGCGTCGATCCGTTGCAGCGACGAATGCCACTGGAAAGACAGGGCGACAACCTGAGCATGCTGCTGGTCACGCCGCGCATCATCGTGCAGGAAGAAGAGGAAC of the Pirellulales bacterium genome contains:
- a CDS encoding sigma-70 family RNA polymerase sigma factor; protein product: MNQQAPAEWLADVLAEHEAPLVRYATRLTGNADRARDLVQEAFARLCAEDPSRLNGHVRAWLYRTVRHRVIDEHRKEHRMQSLEQAEGVCCTSREASPEGVLELRESAERVTELLAALPAREQEIVRLKFQEDLSYREIGEVLGLSVSNVGFLLHTAIKKLRVRMLATE
- the pnp gene encoding polyribonucleotide nucleotidyltransferase codes for the protein MKVRVEKQIGASVLSIETGELAKQAAGSVLIQYGETAVLVAMATGPPRPGLDFFPLTCDYRERHAAAGKFPGGFLKREGRPTMKETLTARLIDRPIRPLFPDWFKDDVQVQAFVMASDRQNDGDVLAMNGASAALGVSELPFQGPLGSVRLGRVNGEFVVFPTADDLEESDLDLIVSGSRDSILMIEGFAREMPEAEMAEAIMHCHTVIRELCELQEELFRKVGVVKKQYEIPPSDGLAEKLHARFFSDFRAAKQTPGKQDRAAAVAALKERAIAEFIPDPKAEDAITSLAFGSAWHHLEEVVVRDLILAGTRADGRDHKSLRNIECQVDVLPRVHGSAVFQRGETQAVITITLGTPRDEQRVDGLIDEYTKKFMLDYYFPSFSVGEVRPIRGPGRREIGHGALAERSVKPVLPSPDEFPYTVRVISDIFESNGSSSMASVCGATLGLMAAGVPIANPVAGISVGLVKEQDSFVLLTDIIGDEDHFGDMDFKIAGTQHGITGIQLDLKIAGISEEIIRATLAQSREARIEILRKMISTISRPRGDISPYAPRLLRTHIDPDKIGALIGPGGKTIRGIQETTGATIEVEDDGTVTIASFDADSAKAAMRRVEALTETVQVGKIYEGRVSSIKDFGAFIEILPGKDGLCHISELADGYVNSVADICQVGDEITVKVISIDEQDRVKLSRRAAMQELAESSESN
- the rpsO gene encoding 30S ribosomal protein S15 codes for the protein MTITKARKQELIGNFKRDESDTGSPEVQIAILTSRIDELTEHLRTHKKDHASRRGLLMMVSRRRRQLDYLRKVSPQRYLDIIRRLDIRK